GCTGATTTGCAACAACACTCATTGGAAGCACACCAGATGCAACTATGGAAACAGGAATATAAAACAAGAATATTGCAACAATCGTCCAAATAATTGCAAATGGAACGTCCTTCTTAGGCTGCTTAGAATGTCGACTGAAAAAAATAACCATATATGTTCCATATGTGGAGAACATAAGCAAAAATGCGCCTTTAAATAGACCTTTAAATCCATTTGGCATAAAGTTATCATTTAGAGCTGGAGAAAGTAATGTAAAATCAACTTTACTCATACCCATAATAGCAAATGTTGCTAACCCAACTAAAAGAAATGTTACTAAAAAATTTTGTGCTCTTGAAAGAAAATTTGCCCCAAATAAGTTAATGCAATAAAAAACTGTAAGTGCTACTGCTGCTGTAACCTGAATGGGAATATTGGGAAAAATTGATTTAACATATGTGCCCAATCCTACAGCATAAAGTGCAATGCTAGGAAGATACATAAAAAAACTAACTACATATATTCCAGCAAACTTTTTCCCAAGCATCGTATTGATCAATGCATAGGGACCACCATCAAATCTCAACGTACTTCCTACAAATAAAACTGGAATATTATATATGGCACCTAATATCAAAGCAATTGTATAGGCAAGCCACAAAGAATGTCCTGTCATTCCCATTGCCTGTCCAACCAATGTAACAACACCTGCACCAATCATATTACCTACATTCATTGCAAGTAATGTCCATTTTCCCATAGCACCTGTATGCAGCGTATTGTTGGAAACATTTTCACTCATTATAAAAACCTCCTCATAGCTTATTTAACTTCAAATTTTTTTATTAAATCTTCGTCCAATTCAACACCTAATCCAACACAATCTGGAACTGTAACATATCCATTTTTAAATTGAATTCTATTTTTAACAAGGTCTGTAAACAACGGACTATTGCTTTGTGAATATTCTATAAGGTCGCCTTGCTCTGTTACTGCTAAAAATTGTACTGTTGCAGCAAGAAGTATACCTGTACTAAACCCATGTGGAATCATTTTTGTTCCATTTAATTGAGCAATGTCATATATTTTTTTCATTTCACTAATACCACCACAACGGGTTATATCTGGCTGTACAATATCTGGCTGAGCATTTTCAATAAAAGTTTTAAATTCATATCTAGTTGTTAGAGACTCTCCACCAGCTACTTTAGCTGACGTTTGACCAGATAATTTTGCATAACCCCTTAAATCATCAGCCATAATAGGTTCTTCTATCCAATTTAAATTTAAATGTTTTAATCTCTCAAACATCCCTGTTGCATGGCCATAGGTTCTCCATTTCGTTGCAAGATCAATTTGGAGTTCAAAATCATCACCTAATTCTTCTCTAACAGCGGTTACAATTTTACAATCTGTAATAGGATCATCTCCAAGTATACCTCCTCCAAACTTTATACTTCTAAACCCTTGTGCCTTCAACCTTGCTGCTATATCTTTATTTTTATTTGGTTCATCTGCTGGAATAAAAGTTCCATAGGCTTTAATTTTATCTCTATACTTTCCACCCAAAAGCATATATATTGGTACATTATAATACTGTGATGCAATATCCCAGAGTGCAATATCAATGGCACTGATTGCATGAATTCCTGCTCCTCTTCTTCCTAAATAATTTGATGACCAATACATTTTGTTATACAACTTTTGGATTTCTAATGGATTTTCACCAATCAAAATTTCCTTAAGCCCATAACAGTATAGATTTGACCCAGGTGCTTCTATCACTCCTTTCACCACAAGTGGTGAGCTATCACTTTCTCCTATTCCTACAAGACCTTTATCTGTATATACTTTTACAATAACTGCATCTTCGCCCCATGTACATCTTTCTCCTTTTGAAGGTACACGTAAGCAAATAACCTTGACATCTGTAATTTTCATATTTTCCCTCCTCACTTTATTTTTTGATCGACATTTATATTTATAGTGCAAATATTATGCCATTAAAACCTCATAAATAGTTTGTTTAAAAATGTCTAATTTTGGCGGCGAGAGAAAACAATCATAAATCAATTATAAAATTCTGAGTCGAAAGCACTTCACTTATGTGAATTGCTTTAAACTCAAAAACACATTTATATTTTTTACATATTCTTATCATATATGCTATTTGCTATAAAAATAACTATACGTTATAATATTTAATAATATTTAAATTTTCAATGCATATTATAATGTGTTTTTTATAAAATTTATATTATCTTTATTCAAATCATCTACTAATGAGGTGTTTTAATGTCTAATAATATAAACTGTAAATTAGATAGTACTACGTTCTATAAATTAATTAACCATATGTATGATGAAGTTTTTGTATGGGATACTAATTATAGAGTTGTATATGTTAATGAATCATGTAGAAGACACTATGGACGTGAGCCCCAAGATTTAATTGGCAAATCTTTTTTTGATTTGATTGATGCCAAATGGTGGGATCCATCCATACTCCCTATCGTATTTGAAACCAAAAAACCCCATGCTATACGCCAAAAAACCCTACTTGATGCTGAATTATTAACAATCGCTACCCCAATTTTTGATGAGAACAATAACATAAAATATGTTGTAATGAATGTCCGAGATCCTATCTATGAACGAGACTTATATAATACTCAACATCCCTCTAGTCTCAGTACTAAAAATAGTACAGACTTGATACCTATATATAAAAGTGAAAAAATGCAAAAAGTAATTGATTTAGTAAAAAAAATAAGTCTTGTTGATGTTACTTGTCTTATTTATGGAGAATCAGGAACGGGAAAAAGTTTATTAGCTAAATATATGCATGCCATAAGTCCAAGACGGGATAAACCTTTCATCAATGTTAACTGTGCAAGCATTCCTAGCAATTTAATAGAATCAGAGCTTTTTGGATATGAAAAAGGAGCATTCACTGGAGCAGTAAATGCTGGTAAAAAAGGTCTATTAGAAGCTGCAGAGGGAGGAACAATCTTATTAGACGAGATATCTGAACTCCCTTATAATGCCCAAGCAAAACTATTGCATGTGATTCAAAACAAAGAATTTACACCTTTAGGAACATATAAATCAAAAAAAGTTGATGTGAAAATAATTTCTGCAACAAATAAAGATCTTAAGTCAATGGTTGCCTCAGGTCAATTTAGAGAAGATTTGTATTATCGTCTTAATGTAGTAGATATTCATATTCCTCCACTAAGACAGAGAAAAGAAGATATTGAGCCTTTGATTTATTATTTTTTAAATACTTTTTCACATAAATATAATGCTAGACATGAAATATCACCTGCTGCAATTGGTGTACTCCTTAATGCAACATGGAAAGGTAATGTAAGAGAACTTCAACATATTATTGAACGCTTAGTAGTTACCATTGATGACATTGTAATTGATGTTGAACATTTACCTAAAAATATTTTTGAAATTGTTGATTGCAGCAATATTCCTAAGGTTTCGGATGAGCTGTCATTTGATCAGATTATTTCCAATTATGAACGACTTCTTGTCCATGATGCCTACAAAAAAGGGCCCTCTAGCAGAAAAGTTGCGCGTCAACTCGGAATCAGCCAAACAAGAGCCTTGAAGCTTATTAATAAATATATAACTTAAAAAGCAAATAAAAAAATTTTCTTATAGGACATAAAAGCACTGAATAATAACCGTATATATCTCCTTTATCATGTTTGTCTCTTTGCATATTCAACTACTTCACCTTTATTTCAATAAATTAACGGCAAGATTCTCTCTTACCGTTGTCTTTAATCTAGTCTAATTTAAATTGTTTTCCATTTATATTTAAGGATTCTACCACTGTATTGTCAAATGGCAGATTGGGTATATATTTAAGGAATATTTTTTCTTCTCTATTAAAAGATGTAACAAAGTCTA
This is a stretch of genomic DNA from Clostridiisalibacter paucivorans DSM 22131. It encodes these proteins:
- a CDS encoding APC family permease; the encoded protein is MSENVSNNTLHTGAMGKWTLLAMNVGNMIGAGVVTLVGQAMGMTGHSLWLAYTIALILGAIYNIPVLFVGSTLRFDGGPYALINTMLGKKFAGIYVVSFFMYLPSIALYAVGLGTYVKSIFPNIPIQVTAAVALTVFYCINLFGANFLSRAQNFLVTFLLVGLATFAIMGMSKVDFTLLSPALNDNFMPNGFKGLFKGAFLLMFSTYGTYMVIFFSRHSKQPKKDVPFAIIWTIVAIFLFYIPVSIVASGVLPMSVVANQPLTFVAREILSKPVFIFFMIAAPFMALSSTINSCMCAYTEPLYKATVDGWLPKKFGVTNKNGSPWMIITVVYLCSMIPLVLKWDINTIANTLLLTDLLMGILMMISFALIPKRYPNAWANRECLKNVPNGVFYTAIILASLVQIAIIINSIASIKLYIVIATAVAFAIGIVHAIKKEKDGDIVVPSLEDETKS
- a CDS encoding mandelate racemase/muconate lactonizing enzyme family protein; its protein translation is MKITDVKVICLRVPSKGERCTWGEDAVIVKVYTDKGLVGIGESDSSPLVVKGVIEAPGSNLYCYGLKEILIGENPLEIQKLYNKMYWSSNYLGRRGAGIHAISAIDIALWDIASQYYNVPIYMLLGGKYRDKIKAYGTFIPADEPNKNKDIAARLKAQGFRSIKFGGGILGDDPITDCKIVTAVREELGDDFELQIDLATKWRTYGHATGMFERLKHLNLNWIEEPIMADDLRGYAKLSGQTSAKVAGGESLTTRYEFKTFIENAQPDIVQPDITRCGGISEMKKIYDIAQLNGTKMIPHGFSTGILLAATVQFLAVTEQGDLIEYSQSNSPLFTDLVKNRIQFKNGYVTVPDCVGLGVELDEDLIKKFEVK
- a CDS encoding sigma-54 interaction domain-containing protein, which encodes MSNNINCKLDSTTFYKLINHMYDEVFVWDTNYRVVYVNESCRRHYGREPQDLIGKSFFDLIDAKWWDPSILPIVFETKKPHAIRQKTLLDAELLTIATPIFDENNNIKYVVMNVRDPIYERDLYNTQHPSSLSTKNSTDLIPIYKSEKMQKVIDLVKKISLVDVTCLIYGESGTGKSLLAKYMHAISPRRDKPFINVNCASIPSNLIESELFGYEKGAFTGAVNAGKKGLLEAAEGGTILLDEISELPYNAQAKLLHVIQNKEFTPLGTYKSKKVDVKIISATNKDLKSMVASGQFREDLYYRLNVVDIHIPPLRQRKEDIEPLIYYFLNTFSHKYNARHEISPAAIGVLLNATWKGNVRELQHIIERLVVTIDDIVIDVEHLPKNIFEIVDCSNIPKVSDELSFDQIISNYERLLVHDAYKKGPSSRKVARQLGISQTRALKLINKYIT